The Scatophagus argus isolate fScaArg1 chromosome 20, fScaArg1.pri, whole genome shotgun sequence genome window below encodes:
- the LOC124051240 gene encoding mediator of RNA polymerase II transcription subunit 13-like isoform X2, with product MTTTANWGANGASLEDCHSNIFSLAELTGIKWRCYCFRSGGEYGPVISAPAQDDPVLRSFMRCVQANLLCVWRRKIKPDAKELWIFWWGEEPNLSEVIHHELEVAEEGLWECGLSYECRTLLFKAIHNLLERCLMDKGFLRIGKWFFKPHELEEKSLGNSKHLSCSFSFFLHGESNVCTSVEIAQHQPAYHITEDHIRLAQTSITPVQVILSPYGLSGTLTGQAYKMSDPAARKLMEEWSYFYPMVLQHKDGSGEKETEEASQAFDRNSHVAVEVIVGGVRMTYPAALVLIAHGDLPVEQPPPVPAAQGLTREPNHCSVPLTPPTSPQQPCSADSGFVTSVSSVPTPDSSMGITSISPKHSGKKLTCQVVHQAWRECYLNQPQYVSNQPTDVTPKKEVPNGVTTWDFNDLGARMSCSCSRLKQQKLNLTATSTANPQTSANSAQSSGPSLYPPPLAKHKTSEKSEKADKQSKRPAMIPFHHRLSVTQEAALEQESTGGPQLGGLVALEPPLEPLAALPSCKYPKSLSNGRKVSESLLHSPMSPLPPTLSPHPRVRDPEVLDGPVDMPVCPDGASGLGVIASETAMYTALLRQRENGAGWWRGFRTPRTDKTDFRPSELPSDILEEVKTEAATEGAPLKRLYTQAHKRFKISEERVRDHIHTLGLFQQPGVEALREPGDDPYDFKEGDIEYTFSTTKRLKGQGREPSKKVKGEEITSNCTLPDGKDAMSIFNSAPKSDESGQDDGAAKANPSLTREKDLVVNISDLDNIFDEDEEELGTVYPNQHSTKLPLTTEDRPLGKEGRVAVPYPSTVADLQRMFPTPPSLEQHPAFSPIMTYRDTPSQEAPPPSGAADHLPALTSAQLTEYRMETEEGMASPRLEDVKPQIGSSMFAPLSCLPSQSLPPLKIPEQCYYRPSWALLPKMEPFPAVMHPQNNTFIRDGYTNVPSVNTLTDQDYGQMSAATASVSTTVGILPSPATPRFSVPTPRTPRTPRGINAASSGQGSVKQDGTELSSPVSTPSTSLPLSSVDPLARPGPSLPEAHSLYTILLLSDSVLNIFKDRNFDSCCICACNMNVKGADVGVYIPDSTCEDQYRCMCGFSAIVNRLLANGTGLFLEDELDIFGRTSEVGRAAERRLALCRRDPSMGDPRAKKPQDAAPASPSVMVLLQEQCSQPISSLASLHLPLSCSCHGRKGALLHSWMSEKQWADGSDACVECYNALEQGLQYVDNPTGGKVDPAVVRSTVLHSWPHTNVVDMSMLSSQDMVRMLLSLQPFLQDAIQKKRTGRTWENIQHVQGPLTWQQFHKTAGRGSYGSEESPEPLPIPTVLLGYDRERECLALSPLALPFWEKLLLEPYGGQRDVAYLVLCPNSPSLLAAARTFFQELSAVYETCRLGKHRPLAKVSRDGLVRVGEEVEPEKLEELDVDQWCTGPWAGQQHADNLSKLKLYAYACKQQLGPQLSALHLDSSLLLPPKVQPPLNPTSSAQPASSGQPQGWGPDGEQGPGAASSGNAPTPSGATSNQTGETTQPATSDSKGPSSVTTPVNTPAENPELTSEQSRIGIPTVADSTDNHANPPAIVIYIVDAFLCSSGAGNEGGEQEEGDEVEAGSIWLLGLLRCYTEMLQTLPETMRPALVLQVVPCQYLLQPASGESHLYLQHLRSLAFSCYSQCRRLLPQQTHIKSLTGFGPVSTVNSVLQSPEHPSPLQLYSPPFILGPTRSKQPEQGEIWAELPPKYSVLFVGYCLSHDQRWILVSCTDQQGELLETCIINIDVPNRARRPKFSARKMGLQKLWEWCIGLIQMTSLPWRIVIGRLGRLGHGELKDWSSLLGEHSLHSIGRQLREACRMCGISAADSPAILSACLIAMEPQGSLVVMPDAVTMGSVFGRSTALNLQTSQLNTPQDASCTHILVFPTSATTQLAPSSYPTEDNNDDMFDLPFPDELENDIGHDMMLINLHPSPNTSPVPSPGSPSGMGMGSHFHHTKSQGERLLSRDSPPEELKQQPLALGYYVSTAQANGLPHWFWASCPQAESQCPLFLKASLHHHISIAQSDELVSDKTKRTPHPLDSKTTSDVLRFVLEQYNALSWLTCTPATQDRQSCLPVHLAVLIQMYNAILNML from the exons tggcTGAGGAGGGGCTCTGGGAGTGTGGGCTGTCCTATGAGTGCAGGACTCTCCTGTTCAAGGCCATACACAACCTGCTTGAAAG ATGTTTGATGGATAAAGGATTTCTGAGGATTGGGAAGTGGTTCTTCAAGCCACATGAACTGGAAGAAAAATCTTTGGGCAACAG TAAACACCTATCatgctccttctccttcttcctccacGGCGAGAGCAACGTCTGCACAAGTGTGGAGATTGCCCAGCACCAGCCTGCATATCACATCACAGAAGACCACATTCGCCTCGCACAGACCTCCATCACACCAGTACAAG TGATCCTGAGTCCATACGGTCTGAGCGGTACTCTGACGGGTCAGGCCTACAAGATGAGTGACCCAGCGGCACGGAAGCTGATGGAGGAATGGAGCTACTTCTACCCAATGGTACTTCAACACAAAGACGGAAGcggagaaaaggaaacagaagaagcaAGCCAGGCCTTTGATCGCAACAGTCACGTGGCAGTCGAGGTCATCGTAG GTGGGGTGAGGATGACCTACCCAGCTGCTTTAGTGCTGATTGCCCATGGGGACCTACCGGTGGAGCAGCCTCCACCTGTTCCTGCAGCTCAGGGCCTCACCAGGGAGCCAAACCACTGCAGCGTGCCGCTCACACCGCCAACATCACCGCAGCAGCCCTGCTCAG CGGACAGTGGCTTTGTGACATCTGTGTCTAGTGTTCCCACGCCGGATAGCAGCATGGGGATCACCAGCATCAGTCCAAAGCATTCTGGAAAGAAGCTAACCTGTCAGGTAGTCCATCAGGCCTGGAGGGAATGCTATCTGAACCAGCCTCAGTATGT ATCAAATCAGCCAACTGACGTGACGCCTAAGAAGGAAGTGCCAAATGGAGTAACCACGTGGGACTTTAACGATCTGGGAGCGAGAATGTCCTGCAGCTGTTCAAG GTTGAAGCAGCAGAAGCTGAACCTGACGGCCACATCCACTGCCAACCCCCAGACTAGTGCCAACTCCGCTCAGTCATCTGGCCCGTCATTATACCCTCCCCCCCTGGCCAAACACAAGACCAGTGAAAAGTCAGAAAAGGCTGACAAACAGTCCAAGAGGCCAGCCATGATCCCCTTCCACCATCGTCTGTCTGTCACGCAAGAGGCCGCTTTGGAGCAGGAGTCAACAGGAGGGCCCCAGCTTGGGGGTCTTGTGGCGCTGGAGCCACCCTTGGAGCCTCTGGCTGCTCTGCCAAGCTGCAAGTATCCCAAGTCCCTCTCCAATGGCAGAAAAGTCTCAGAGTCCCTTCTCCACTCACCAATGTCTCCTCTTCCGCCCACACTCAGCCCACACCCCCGAGTGCGGGACCCAGAAGTCTTGGATGGGCCTGTGGATATGCCTGTCTGTCCAGATGGGGCTTCAGGGCTGGGGGTGATTGCCAGTGAGACAGCTATGTATACAGCTCTGCTGAGGCAGAGGGAGAATGGAGCCGGATGGTGGAGAGGCTTCAGGACTCCCAGGACTGATAAGACTGACTTCAGACCCTCTGAACTCCCTTCTGATATATTAGAGGAAGTGAAAACAGAGGCGGCCACTGAGGGAGCTCCACTAAAGAG ATTATACACACAGGCTCACAAGAGATTTAAAATCTcagaggagagggtgagagacCACATCCACACTTTGGGCCTGTTCCAGCAGCCAGGGGTGGAGGCACTGCGGGAGCCTGGGGACGATCCCTACGACTTTAAGGAAGGAGACATTGAGTACACTTTCTCCACCACCAAGAGGTTGAAGGGTCAAGGGCGAGAACCCAGCAAGAAGGTCAAG GGAGAAGAAATCACCAGCAATTGCACACTGCCTGATGGGAAAGATGCTATGTCCATTTTTAACTCGGCTCCAAAATCAG ATGAGTCAGGTCAGGATGACGGAGCTGCCAAAGCCAACCCTTCTCTGACCAGAGAAAAAGATCTGGTGGTCAACATCTCTGACTTAGACAACATATTTGATGAAGACGAGGAAGAGCTGGGG ACTGTTTACCCCAACCAGCACTCCACCAAGCTACCACTAACAACAGAAGATCGCCCTCTGGGGAAAGAAGGGAGAGTTGCAGTCCCCTATCCATCAA CAGTAGCAGACCTCCAGCGCATGTTTCCCACCCCGCCTTCTCTAGAGCAGCACCCGGCCTTCTCTCCCATCATGACGTATCGTGACACTCCGAGTCAAGAGGCCCCCCCGCCCAGCGGAGCAGCCGACCACCTGCCTGCTTTAACCTCTGCGCAGCTCACTGAATACAGGATGGAGACTGAGGAAGGCATGGCCAGTCCTCGGCTGGAGGATGTCAAG CCACAAATAGGGTCCTCCATGTTTGCTCCACTATCCTGCTTACCAAGTCAGAGTCTGCCGCCGCTCAAGATTCCTGAGCAATGCTACTATCGTCCATCCTGGGCCCTCCTGCCCAAAATGGAGCCTTTTCCAGCTGTCATGCATCCCCAGAATAACACTTTCATCAGAGATGGATACAC AAACGTCCCCAGTGTCAACACCCTCACAGACCAGGATTACGGCCAGATGAGTGCTGCCACTGCCTCAGTGAGCACCACTGTTGGCATCCTTCCATCTCCTGCCACTCCCCGCTTTTCTGTGCCCACACCACGAACCCCTCGAACACCCCGCGGTATTAACGCTGCAAGCTCTGGGCAGGGTTCAGTGAAGCAGGATGGTACTGAGCTCAGCTCGCCGGTCTCCACACCCTCCACCAGCCTGCCTCTTAGCTCTGTAGATCCCCTAGCTCGGCCCGGACCCTCCCTGCCTGAGGCCCACAGCCTGTACACTATCCTCCTGCTCTCAGACTCCGTCCTCAACATCTTCAAGGATCGCAACTTTGACAGCTGCTGTATCTGCGCCTGTAACATGAATGTCAAAGGAGCAGATGTCGGGGTGTATATTCCTGATTCCACTTGTGAAGATCAGTACCGCTGTATGTGTGGCTTCAGTGCCATTGTGAACAGGCTGCTGGCAAATGGCACAGGGCTCTTCTTGGAAGATGAGCTGGATATTTTTGGTCGGACTTCGGAGGTGGGCCGGGCTGCTGAGAGGAGGCTGGCTCTTTGCCGGCGGGACCCAAGTATGGGAGACCCCAGGGCCAAGAAGCCTCAGGATGCAGCCCCTGCGTCTCCGTCAGTCATGGTCCTCCTACAGGAGCAGTGTTCCCAACCCATTTCTTCCTTGGCGTCACTGCATCTCCCCCTCAGTTGTTCCTGCCATGGTCGCAAGGGGGCACTGCTCCATAGCTGGATGTCTGAAAAGCAGTGGGCAGATGGGAGTGATGCCTGTGTTGAGTGTTACAATGCCTTGGAACAGGGGCTGCAGTATGTGGATAACCCCACAGGAGGAAAAGTTGATCCAGCTGTTGTCAGAAGTACCGTTCTTCATTCCTGGCCTCACACGAATG TGGTGGACATGAGCATGTTGTCGTCCCAGGATATGGTTCGTatgctgctgtctctgcagccTTTCCTGCAGGATGCTATCCAAAAGAAGAGAACAGGACGGACCTGGGAAAACATCCAGCATGTTCAGGGTCCGCTCACATGGCAGCAGTTCCATAAAACGGCTGGGAGAGGCTCCTACG GTTCGGAGGAGTCACCAGAACCCTTGCCAATCCCTACAGTGTTGCTGGGCTATGACCGTGAGAGGGAGTGCTTGGCATTGTCTCCTTTGGCGCTACCTTTCTGGGAGAAGTTGCTGTTGGAGCCTTATGGCGGACAGCGAGATGTGGCATATTTGGTGCTATGTCCCAACAGCCCCTCTTTGCTGGCTGCAGCCCGGACCTTCTTCCAGGAGCTCAGCGCTGTTTACGAG ACGTGCCGCCTTGGGAAGCACCGACCTTTGGCCAAAGTGTCCAGGGACGGCCTTGTACGTGTAGGGGAAGAAGTTGAGCCAGAAAAGCTAGAGGAACTGGACGTGGACCAATGGTGTACTGGACCCTGGGCTGGACAGCAGCACGCCGACAACCTTAGCAAACTTAAACTCTATGCTTATGCCTGCAAGCAGCAACTTG GTCCCCAGCTGTCAGCCCTGCATTTGGACAGCAGTCTTTTGTTGCCTCCCAAAGTCCAGCCTCCATTAAATCCCACATCTTCAGCTCAACCTGCCTCTTCTGGACAACCTCAAGGTTGGGGCCCTGATGGTGAACAAGGTCCAGGGGCTGCCAGTTCAGGAAATGCTCCAACCCCAAGTGGAGCAACCTCAAACCAGACAGGAGAGACAACCCAACCAGCAACCAGCGATTCCAAAGGGCCTTCCAGCGTCACAACACCAGTCAACACGCCAGCAGAAAACCCTGAACT CACTTCTGAGCAGTCTAGAATCGGCATCCCCACTGTGGCCGACTCGACGGACAACCACGCCAACCCACCAGCTATTGTTATTTACATAGTGGATGCTTTTCTTTGCTCAAGTGGAGCTGGAAATGAAGGAGGAGAGCAAGAAGAGGGTGATGAGGTGGAGGCAGGTAGCATTTGGCTACTAGGCCTTCTCCGTTGCTACACAGAGATGCTACAGACTTTGCCTGAGACAATGAGACCTGCACTGGTGCTACAG GTGGTGCCATGCCAGTACCTGCTCCAGCCAGCCAGTGGGGAGAGTCATTTGTACCTGCAACATTTGCGCTCCTTGGCCTTCTCCTGTTACTCTCAATGCAGACGTCTTCTGCcccagcaaacacacatcaagTCCCTGACAGGCTTTGGACCAGTGTCCACTGTCAATTCTGTACTTCAGAGTCCAGAG CATCCCAGTCCACTGCAGCTGTACTCTCCCCCCTTCATCCTTGGTCCGACTCGATCCAAACAGCCAGAACAAGGAGAGATATGGGCAGAGCTCCCTCCCAAATACAGTGTGCTCTTTGTTGGATACTGTCTATCACATGACCAGCGCTGGATTCTGGTATCCTGCActgaccagcagggggagctCCTGGAGACCTGTATTATCAACATTGATGTCCCTAACAG AGCGCGACGGCCCAAGTTTTCAGCGAGAAAGATGGGACTACAGAAGCTGTGGGAATGGTGCATTGGCCTCATACAGATGACCTCACTGCCCTGGAGGATTGTGATTGGTCGATTAGGCCGACTGGGGCACGGGGAGCTAAAGG ACTGGAGCTCACTCCTTGGGGAACATTCCCTCCATTCAATAGGACGTCAGCTAAGGGAGGCTTGTCGTATGTGTGGTATCTCAGCTGCTGACTCCCCGGCAATCCTCAGCGCCTGCCTGATAGCCATGGAGCCACAGGGCTCCCTTGTGGTCATGCCTG ATGCAGTGACCATGGGTTCAGTGTTTGGCCGCAGCACGGCTCTCAACCTGCAGACCTCGCAGCTGAACACACCTCAGGATGCTTCCTGTACACACATCCTAGTCTTCCCAACTTCTGCCACCACCCAGCTGGCACCCAGCTCCTACCCCACTGAGGATAATAATG ATGACATGTTTGATCTGCCCTTTCCTGATGAACTGGAGAACGACATCGGCCATGACATGATGCTGATCAACCTTCACCCTTCCCCTAACACCTCTCCTGTGCCCTCACCTGGCTCTCCGTCCGGGATGGGAATGGGATCACATTTCCACCACACCAAG AGCCAGGGAGAGCGCTTGCTGTCCAGGGACAGTCCACCAGAAGAGCTGAAGCAGCAGCCACTGGCTCTGGGCTACTACGTCTCCACCGCTCAGGCAAATGGACTCCCACACTGGTTCTGGGCCTCCTGCCCGCAGGCTGAAAGCCAGTGTCCACTTTTCCTCAAG GCCTCCCTCCACCACCATATCTCCATAGCCCAGTCAGATGAGCTGGTGTCAGACAAGACTAAAAGGACCCCTCACCCCTTGGACTCAAAGACCACCTCTGATGTACtcag GTTTGTATTGGAGCAGTACAATGCCCTCTCCTGGCTGACATGCACCCCTGCCACCCAAGACCGCCAGTCCTGCCTGCCTGTCCACCTGGCCGTACTGATCCAAATGTACAATGCCATCCTGAACATGCTCTAG